A genomic window from Carassius gibelio isolate Cgi1373 ecotype wild population from Czech Republic chromosome A11, carGib1.2-hapl.c, whole genome shotgun sequence includes:
- the LOC128022500 gene encoding thymic stromal cotransporter homolog, translated as MGAILTLVEPVVVINKLGTSFFDMALTQTVYNQSLKATAGDSDKAQALSSRFLLIQSVLSSVAAMLSIIPLSRLADRHGPKVFLVSSQMGSVLGMFMLVIFIYCEAPLELLYLGSLLHGLSGGGPMFWAGVAALASLSSKQGKRTLKLNIVDFCFGIAGVVGGLLSGYLYQMGPSVLLLTAILVSIVALLYTVFALTDSRRSLSESEPLLAESESGKMLDRVSIGMLMAAMMLFMLGVVGAENVLQLYVLKPPLSWDSVWAGYGRAATSAMYLSSFLGVLSLFSVLGDTALTLLGIVSNCTGMAIMAFAIESWVYFLARGIMMFACIPMPTLRAMLSKNLHPQQYGRVFGLLQLVLAVTDLLSNVFFTSIYPLTLGWFSGFCFLLSCAISYISAVPIIYRSGRDLRLGSICDDEHLH; from the exons ATGGGGGCCATTCTGACTTTGGTGGAGCCGGTGGTTGTGATCAATAAACTGGGGACATCCTTCTTTGATATGGCCCTCACACAGACCGTGTACAACCAGTCGCTGAAGGCAACAGCTGGAGACAGCGATAAGGCACAGGCCTTATCCTCACGCTTTCTTCTTATTCAGAGTGTGTTGTCTTCTGTGGCGGCCATGTTGTCCATTATACCACTGAGCCGTCTGGCAGATCGTCATGGACCTAAAGTCTTCCTAGTGTCCTCTCAAATGGGTTCGGTTTTAGGCATGTTCATGCTGGTCATCTTCATTTACTGTGAGGCTCCACTGGAGCTTCTATATTTGGGTTCTTTGCTGCATGGTTTGAGCGGAGGCGGGCCGATGTTTTGGGCTGGGGTGGCAGCTCTGGCATCTCTCAGCTCAAAGCAGGGCAAACGCACTCTTAAACTCAACATCGTAGACTTCTGTTTTGGGATCGCAGGGGTGGTGGGAGGTCTTCTGTCTGGATATCTATACCAGATGGGACCATCAGTTCTCCTTCTGACAGCAATTCTAGTCAGCATTGTGGCATTACTGTACACTGTGTTTGCCCTGACTGACTCGAGACGTTCCCTATCCGAGAGCGAGCCATTGCTGGCTGAATCCGAAAGTGGGAAAATGTTGGATCGAGTCTCTATAGGCATGCTGATGGCAGCAATGATGTTGTTTATGCTAGGCGTGGTCGGGGCAGAAAATGTGCTCCAGCTCTATGTGCTAAAGCCCCCTCTGAGCTGGGACTCGGTTTGGGCCGGATATGGCAGGGCCGCCACCAGTGCCATGTATCTCAGTAGCTTCTTAGGGGTTCTGAGTCTGTTCAGTGTGTTGGGAGACACAGCCCTCACTCTGCTGGGTATTGTGTCCAACTGTACTGGGATGGCAATTATGGCATTCGCTATAGAAAGCTGGGTCTACTTCCTGG CTAGAGGAATCATGATGTTTGCCTGCATCCCCATGCCAACACTTCGAGCCATGCTGTCCAAGAATCTGCATCCTCAGCAATATG GGCGAGTGTTTGGGCTGCTCCAGCTGGTTCTGGCTGTGACAGATCTCTTGTCTAATGTCTTTTTCACCTCGATTTACCCACTTACTCTCGGCTGGTTCAGTGGCTTCTGCTTCCTCCTCTCCTGTGCCATTAGTTACATCAGTGCCGTCCCGATCAT ttatcGAAGTggcagagacttgagacttggaTCCATTTGTGATGATGAACACTTACATTGA
- the LOC128022498 gene encoding mitotic interactor and substrate of PLK1 has protein sequence MLVNPYDASTHSSVEEQAVIHSHSSLRPPLPRLAQNHPPPRDPMTSNPKLWVIKPLSPKLEQSDLRSILSPTGQPQLLENTCSSSQDSDSFGFSLESITVTGMQPTVMVSSRSSTPDVVVQARQVAVSDDGSDSEDFRPSTPSSTGSYVGFYSFVDDPASPEAEMNEVYMVSPQRQAKLNTLKEKSTFKLQTYTEEKRPGRLFEETNGDDCYQIEDTSTVNEDKENPDRMEIIRNQAPKKSPALKSQWSTLENLDLSSTPQRLMDGFSLNYKPVSVKTEQTRVESSTIDSEQIDFNAARKQFLMMERSKQNPFLQSTERPPYSPKMRGRSLSSIASIFNPKQVSKENSIDENQIALVTQQQEIEVKTVTVTEDSNNKVPSGAFEDIDSGLGERSGGYASDGSISNDPSITEKGSSLTMISAEETPIQREIRIAQQREESLRRLRGILHKDNSEMVEIRIKPILSLSSSQVKAPKTREQNRVSFLIQREHEKLRQITNSVSSHDTQENQVQENKKSVESKPDEIPVTSLRASISESPTTDLEQSTVSADDMWISKQPALVEEGDVLDSKEDLSPCCPHRHPDESILQRNPDSSTFRNQLGAYPEDNNHSKVRVHKENGVECQIPNLRTKKGPSWFMENDNSMSGKNRFHFPNTPSPLEPAKSSRYTPTWQTHLDYTDWSPKIQNAPNNIRQEIEEDLRREQELQELRESSSQSFSVPNSALVNPALTSSEPMTPLASEETVFSPQNPHGNMAELDSVFPEKKTDYSNPYSWSRDTSQLSTTDKGPQLSSTRPSFRLPSMSIMTPQPWGSPKPMSPTVSRAPPVKPLSALAELSSPSSQKGLTETLLKDFEDRRIKLKLEESAYAGIQPIDAINNEVVEATRVTRHKNQRALQWEAGMYANQES, from the exons ATGTTGGTCAACCCATATGATGCAAGCACTCACTCCTCAGTAGAGGAGCAGGCTGTGATCCATTCCCATTCTTCTCTGAGACCTCCACTTCCCAGGCTTGCCCAGAACCATCCACCACCCAGAGACCCCATGACTAGCAACCCAAAGCTTTGGGTGATAAAGCCCCTCTCCCCTAAGCTAGAGCAGTCAGATTTGCGCTCGATATTAAGCCCAACTGGCCAACCACAGTTGCTAGAAAACACATGCAGTAGCAGTCAGGACAGCGACTCTTTCGGGTTCAGCTTGGAAAGTATAACAGTAACAGGCATGCAGCCTACTGTGATGGTGTCATCTAGGAGTAGCACTCCAGATGTGGTGGTCCAGGCTCGACAAGTGGCTGTGTCTGATGAtggaagtgacagtgaagactttaGGCCCAGTACTCCAAGCAGTACAGGCTCATATGTTGGATTCTATTCCTTTGTAGATGACCCAGCAAGCCCAGAAGCTGAGATGAATGAAGTCTACATGGTTTCTCCACAAAGGCAGGCCAAACTCAATACCTTGAAGGAGAAGAGCACCTTTAAGCTACAGACGTACACAGAAGAAAAGAGACCTGGAAGGCTATTTGAAGAAACTAACGGAGATGACTGTTACCAAATTGAGGACACCTCCACAGTCAATGAAGACAAGGAAAATCCAGACCGAATGGAGATCATCCGGAATCAGGCACCCAAAAAAAGCCCTGCTCTTAAAAGTCAGTGGAGTACCTTAGAAAATCTGGACCTCAGTAGCACTCCGCAAAGGCTCATGGATGGGTTTAGTTTAAACTACAAACCAGTGAGTGTAAAGACTGAACAAACCAGGGTTGAGTCTAGCACTATAGACAGTGAGCAAATTGACTTCAACGCAGCACGAAAGCAGTTTCTAATGATGGAACGATCAAAACAGAATCCCTTCCTGCAGAGTACTGAGCGCCCCCCTTATTCCCCCAAAATGCGAGGAAGGTCTCTATCCTCAATAGCCAGCATATTCAATCCAAAACAAGTAAGCAAAGAGAACAGCATAGATGAGAATCAGATCGCACTAGTAACACAACAACAAGAAATAGAAGTAAAGACTGTAACTGTGACTGAGGATTCAAATAATAAAGTTCCAAGTGGTGCCTTCGAGGACATTGACTCTGGTCTTGGTGAACGAAGTGGAGGCTATGCCAGTGATGGTAGCATTTCGAATGATCCTTCCATTACAGAAAAGGGAAGTAGTTTGACAATGATAAGTGCAGAGGAGACTCCCATTCAAAGGGAAATTAGAATTGCCCAACAACGGGAAGAGAGTCTACGTCGATTAAGGGGTATTTTGCACAAAGACAATTCAGAGATGGTGGAGATCAGGATAAAGCCAATTCTGTCCCTGTCATCTTCACAGGTGAAAGCTCCCAAAACCAGAGAACAAAACAGAGTTAGTTTCCTTATTCAGCGAGAGCATGAGAAACTGCGACAGATCACAAACAGTGTTTCAAGCCATGATACCCAAGAGAACCAAGTACAGGAAAATAAGAAGTCAGTTGAGTCAAAACCGGATGAAATTCCAGTCACATCTTTAAGGGCAAGTATAAGCGAAAGTCCCACAACTGATTTAGAGCAAAGCACAGTCTCTGCAGATGACATGTGGATTTCAAAGCAACCTGCACTAGTAGAAGAAGGTGACGTCTTGGACTCAAAAGAAGATCTTTCGCCTTGCTGTCCTCATCGACATCCTGATGAATCTATCCTTCAGAGAAACCCTGACAGCAGCACTTTTAGAAACCAATTAGGTGCATATCCTGAGGACAACAACCATTCTAAAGTAAGGGTTCATAAAGAGAATGGTGTTGAGTGCCAAATCCCTAATCTCAGAACAAAGAAAGGGCCATCCTGGTTTATGGAAAATGACAACAGCATGTCAGGAAAGAACAGGTTCCACTTTCCAAATACTCCGTCCCCACTGGAACCTGCAAAATCTAGTCGGTACACTCCTACCTGGCAAACTCACCTTGACTACACCGACTGGAGTCCCAAAATCCAGAATGCCCCAAACAATATCCGTCAGGAAATCGAAGAAGACCTCAGAAGAGAACAAGAGCTTCAAGAGCTGAGAGAGTCCAGTAGTCAGTCTTTCTCAGTACCCAACTCTGCATTAGTGAATCCAGCGCTAACTTCCTCTGAACCCATGACCCCACTAGCCAGTGAGGAAACTGTGTTTTCACCACAAAATCCACATGGGAACATGGCAGAACTGGATTCGGTATTTCCAGAAAAGAAGACTGATTATAGTAATCCTTATTCCTGGAGTCGGGACACTTCTCAATTATCCACTACAG ATAAAGGTCCACAGTTGTCCTCAACTCGACCCAGTTTCAGACTTCCCTCTATGTCAATTATGACACCCCAGCCATGGGGCAGCCCAAAACCCATGTCCCCAACTGTTTCCCGAGCACCCCCCGTCAAGCCCTTGAGCGCACTTGCTGAACTGTCATCGCCTTCTTCCCAGAAAGGACTGACTGAGACGCTGCTAAAGGACTTTGAGGACAGACGGATCAAACTAAAACTGGAAGAAAGTGCA TACGCTGGGATCCAACCTATCGACGCCATAAACAATGAG GTTGTAGAGGCCACCCGTGTAACAAGGCATAAAAACCAAAGAGCCCTACAGTGGGAGGCGGGCATGTATGCCAACCAGGAGAGCTAA